In Shewanella glacialimarina, the genomic stretch GCTGCTGCGCCAAGGCCTTTAAGTAATTTACGGCGGGAGAGCAAGTCATGTGACATTAACGATGTATCCTTTTAATTTTTCTCGTTTGCGTAGTGTTTAATGGCGTGTGCTAGTGCATGCAAACCATTGGTACGCGATGGGCTTAACTGTCCGTTTAGCCCTAAATTTTCGAAGTAAGCACTGACATCAAATTGCGCTATTTGGCTGCTAGTTTGCCCTTGTGTAGCCACCAGCAATAATCCAATAAGCCCTTTGACTATACGCGCATCACTGTCGGCTAGGTAAAAATGTTGGTCATTAATGTGTTGGTGGTATAGCCATGCCTGGCTTTCACAGCCTTTAACTTGTGCACTTTCAAGACGAAACTCATCCGCTAAGCTTGGCAGTTTTTTACCTAATAGCATAATTTGGCGGTATTTTTCTTGCCAATTACTGGCCTGTTCTATCAACTTAGCGCCGGTTAACAGGTCGTCAGACAAAGGCAAAAACAAAGTTGAAGCTGGTTTAGCTATGGTGTTAAGACTCATATTTGACCTTACAATAGAATCGATTTTACTTCAGTCAGTGCGCTAATAAAGCGATCAACATCTTGCTGATTGCTGTACACCCCAATTGAGGCTCGACAGCAACCTTTAATCTGCAAGCTTTGCATTAACGGCATAGCACAATGATGGCCGCCACGGATAGCCACGCCTTGCTGATCTAATAAAATGCCGACATCCTGATGGTGCTCATCAGCCAAATTAAACGCCACTGCGCCAATATTGTCATTGTCAGTCGTTACACCATATACGCTAATATCGCCCAACTGGCTTAACTGTTGCTGAAGATATTGAATTAAATGCAGTTCGTGTTGACGAATTTGTATTTTAGGTAAGTTAGATAGAAAGCTGATTGCTGCGCCTAAGCCGATCACTTCCGCTATTGCCGGAGTCCCCGCCTCTAATCTATTCGGTAACTCGCCATAGCTTGTTCCATTAAAACTGACCGTTTTGATCATTTCGCCGCCGGTTAGCATAGGTGTTAGTATTTCTAGCGCATTAAGCTTGCCATACAAAATGCCAACCCCAGTCGGACCATACATTTTATGGCCTGAAAACACATAGTAATCACAACCTATTGATTCTACATCAATGTCTAAATGGGCCACGGCTTGTGCGCCATCAATTAAGGTTAGTGCGCCGACTTTGTTAGCCTTAGCAACCATCTCGTTGACCGGATTTAGTGTGCC encodes the following:
- a CDS encoding SufE family protein, whose translation is MSLNTIAKPASTLFLPLSDDLLTGAKLIEQASNWQEKYRQIMLLGKKLPSLADEFRLESAQVKGCESQAWLYHQHINDQHFYLADSDARIVKGLIGLLLVATQGQTSSQIAQFDVSAYFENLGLNGQLSPSRTNGLHALAHAIKHYANEKN
- a CDS encoding aminotransferase class V-fold PLP-dependent enzyme; the encoded protein is MTDSQFDHQAIRSQFPILDMQLGDNPLCYLDTAATSQKPQCVLDAMNEYYVQNNANVHRAAHQLAARATQKYENVRMQVQHFIHAATSQQIIFTHGTTESINMVAHGLTEQFQQGDVILVDGAAHHANIVPWQALAQRTGAKVIPIPLDSNGRIDLTAYDDLLTQLPKLVALSHVTNALGTLNPVNEMVAKANKVGALTLIDGAQAVAHLDIDVESIGCDYYVFSGHKMYGPTGVGILYGKLNALEILTPMLTGGEMIKTVSFNGTSYGELPNRLEAGTPAIAEVIGLGAAISFLSNLPKIQIRQHELHLIQYLQQQLSQLGDISVYGVTTDNDNIGAVAFNLADEHHQDVGILLDQQGVAIRGGHHCAMPLMQSLQIKGCCRASIGVYSNQQDVDRFISALTEVKSILL